A stretch of the Arthrobacter sp. PAMC 25486 genome encodes the following:
- a CDS encoding LuxR C-terminal-related transcriptional regulator — protein MALRQWAADTNKDLLWLHVAQHIATAEQFWLQLHDALSSHLGLPNMPPDDPDFSVSPISHLTALLKDATPFTLILEDFHWVQGTGVAHGLLRLLKSAPELSNVITARSALAIEQAQISGYLDLRAVGPTQLQFSPEEALEFHAGTVLEPISNQLNERLLGKPTLHKAARRASEEPRQPTVDFADDVIHKVSAVMHREIVASLDQWMDEEVGAFMAATLNLMHFDLDLVRVVAPDGDVAAYILLMEEIGFLESRDSSGTTLYEYPTVFKDILSTLLSTGISACRSATLAAAAAHEFDRESYLPAFVYALDNNDFRLGSSVLVRSGLDLLFDPTQEFSAALKKIPNTQIVKYPLLALTLGVIYIADKRTRFKGLEYFALALTSSKLQGKSLPPEEKLAVNLAQAVSLRLTGQFKLAAASARSGLKDLAELPLTDRDQLGIFESIALGHWGLSLLFVGDFSAATRALHLAVSTGERFGSRQATFFATALLAYRYAVDGDLQTAAKYAEVAQATQPDMPAVELYQQTPLNMALALIELGKLNPDAAATHLDKVISETSTSEFWGQLRVIESRIELLRGHAGMAAGRLELALLNKKELPALNPVDANEVAVVRAELLMAGGNATGAQSALSKLPAKSVARTVAQARVRLGMGRPGEVVELLGGPLRFTSLRQALEAQILLTVARLHLQPAALVRADIERISSSISVLENQWPLVMLSEPDLHLLLMSAQELGVPWPHADVLPRGLLPHALSMITLTPRERSILGTLVETGDRAEIARLHFVSVNTVKSQLRSLYKKLGVASREEALLIAHQEHLLKP, from the coding sequence GTGGCGTTGCGGCAATGGGCTGCCGACACCAACAAGGACCTCCTGTGGCTGCACGTGGCACAGCACATCGCCACAGCCGAACAATTCTGGCTCCAGCTGCATGATGCTTTGAGTAGCCATCTGGGCCTTCCAAACATGCCACCCGACGATCCGGATTTTTCCGTCTCCCCGATCAGCCACCTGACAGCATTGCTCAAGGATGCCACACCATTCACCTTGATCCTTGAAGATTTCCACTGGGTCCAGGGCACCGGGGTGGCACACGGATTGCTGAGACTCCTCAAAAGTGCCCCGGAGCTGAGCAATGTCATCACTGCCCGGTCCGCTCTGGCGATTGAACAGGCACAGATTTCCGGCTACCTGGATCTTCGCGCCGTGGGGCCCACCCAGCTGCAATTCAGCCCGGAAGAGGCTCTGGAATTCCATGCTGGAACCGTGTTGGAACCCATCAGCAACCAACTGAACGAGCGGTTGCTGGGCAAGCCCACCCTGCACAAGGCCGCCCGCCGGGCATCCGAGGAACCCCGGCAGCCCACAGTTGATTTCGCCGACGACGTCATCCACAAGGTCAGCGCCGTCATGCATCGAGAAATCGTCGCATCCCTGGACCAATGGATGGATGAGGAAGTTGGTGCCTTCATGGCCGCCACCTTGAACCTTATGCACTTTGATCTGGACCTGGTCCGCGTTGTCGCCCCTGACGGCGATGTGGCCGCATACATCCTGTTAATGGAAGAAATCGGCTTCTTGGAGTCAAGGGACAGTTCGGGCACCACCCTTTATGAATACCCGACCGTATTCAAGGACATTCTCAGTACGCTCCTGTCCACGGGAATCTCGGCCTGTCGCAGCGCAACGTTGGCAGCGGCAGCTGCCCACGAATTCGACAGGGAATCCTATCTTCCGGCCTTTGTCTACGCCCTGGACAACAATGACTTCCGGCTGGGCTCAAGCGTGCTGGTCCGGTCCGGGCTGGACCTGCTGTTTGACCCCACCCAAGAATTTTCAGCGGCCCTAAAAAAGATTCCCAACACCCAAATCGTGAAGTACCCGCTTTTGGCCCTGACACTCGGTGTGATTTACATCGCGGATAAACGCACCCGCTTCAAGGGCTTGGAGTATTTCGCCCTTGCGCTCACTTCATCCAAGCTGCAAGGTAAATCACTGCCACCGGAGGAAAAACTCGCGGTGAATCTAGCCCAGGCCGTGTCCTTACGGCTGACAGGGCAGTTCAAGCTGGCTGCGGCGTCCGCACGCAGCGGCCTGAAAGATCTGGCAGAACTGCCGCTTACGGATCGTGACCAGCTTGGCATCTTCGAATCAATCGCGCTAGGCCACTGGGGCTTGTCATTGCTCTTTGTTGGCGATTTCAGCGCAGCCACCCGGGCGCTGCATCTTGCCGTGTCAACTGGTGAACGCTTCGGCTCGCGGCAAGCGACGTTCTTTGCCACAGCTCTTCTCGCCTATCGCTACGCCGTGGATGGGGATTTGCAGACAGCGGCAAAATACGCAGAGGTTGCCCAGGCCACCCAACCGGACATGCCCGCCGTCGAGCTTTACCAACAGACGCCGCTAAACATGGCACTGGCTCTGATCGAGTTGGGCAAGCTGAATCCTGACGCCGCCGCGACGCACTTGGACAAGGTTATTTCGGAGACCTCCACAAGTGAGTTCTGGGGGCAGCTGCGTGTCATCGAATCGCGCATTGAGCTGTTGCGCGGGCATGCTGGGATGGCCGCCGGGCGTCTGGAGCTGGCACTCCTGAACAAGAAGGAGCTACCCGCGCTGAACCCTGTGGATGCGAACGAAGTCGCTGTGGTGCGCGCGGAGCTGTTGATGGCCGGTGGCAATGCCACAGGGGCCCAGTCCGCCCTGAGCAAGCTGCCCGCCAAGAGTGTGGCCAGGACGGTGGCGCAGGCCCGTGTGAGGCTCGGCATGGGCCGGCCAGGGGAGGTTGTGGAGCTGCTGGGCGGACCCCTGCGCTTCACTTCCCTGCGGCAGGCGTTGGAGGCGCAGATCCTGCTCACAGTGGCACGCCTTCACCTGCAGCCGGCAGCATTGGTCCGGGCGGACATTGAGAGGATTTCCAGCAGCATCTCGGTTCTGGAAAACCAGTGGCCCCTTGTCATGCTGTCGGAGCCGGATTTGCACCTGTTGCTCATGAGCGCCCAGGAACTGGGTGTGCCGTGGCCCCATGCGGACGTGCTGCCGCGGGGGCTGCTGCCGCATGCCCTCTCGATGATCACCCTGACTCCCCGTGAGCGCTCGATTCTGGGCACCCTCGTCGAGACCGGCGACCGTGCTGAGATTGCCCGCCTGCACTTTGTCAGTGTCAACACCGTCAAGTCCCAGTTGCGCTCGCTCTACAAGAAGCTGGGGGTCGCCTCGCGGGAGGAAGCTCTCCTGATCGCGCACCAGGAGCACCTCCTCAAGCCCTGA
- a CDS encoding SdrD B-like domain-containing protein, translating into MTLEGNGASRLARGWQAALASAIAIALTFAALIGVGAGVADAATDGITTTVTVGGEIYDGNKVVTEGQEITMKVQYGKAVGAGTSVKIKLGAHVTLGPVPAANDAIESIKPDPTDPNSVILTFKDPWPSGTDQGVVDLKFTVNKVERSAHETIKWNVDGEESSLDVIVKNDGDDFASVNDGSSKWISNNGNLGHFVSYDAATGKVTLAAGAIGAPIKYSLAVDTREAKPGYSIADQLPEGMVYDADSFTATQTSWDPKGLNKETKPVTFVPPISGNTFNGSLDLPATSKTVIEYKAVLADEAARAALEAQLQTAADMVEKTTGGNFSISLTNIATFGDTDTRDAAVSFGGKVPADPAAAGPNTGKAFWKNADWETKAVSPNENGALVPPLDITYTLNTDLSQWDGNNVLKTLKSNVVISDPLPPQARWNTADAAFVTATGIVLEKVEPVSPEEFANDKYVGKYFVDGQTLYINVGKDASLKASIAVKAIINSIDKLNTEWTNVPGETKYKFTNRANWNYVNGTDKVSNIGYDRNAWLTSFTDSDEGFKDDAYFKKESTDNQVVVKQDESATIEYKFSVGEGKGVDLTKSKIVDYVDSNVFDLSDLAAIKAGITAQYDWWHEMGGELFDVSLDADGNLVIALNAAGIALVNDLGLDKHFELILKLETKPVTGKQTLQVKNKATLFGEDDKALYWSETSTTATSFGDEAEVRKEVRDTPNAKWTQNLRAEIDADGNLVQRNFVYNVALIPHGTYDGVKIFDVVDVLPAGVEFVGFVADANVDDGANPLTGTQDLNGNVQARFDAPTVDAPSGKVVLFQKEGTVLDAKQGEASVNILVRITDFKADEAIVNVIGSNKATITPSDGYPLGIAKLNSTDQTTVISDEKAHFQIIDAAGEIVVDNVFVQDNALRVRVDGEVKNVTVRTPGTYTVKEIKAPSGYAKSDETIEIVVGADGSSQAATFYNTPVDKSYAVGDYVWVDADKNGLQGDSEVLEGVKVTLLNGAGEEVATTHTDAAGWYMFDELPAGEYQVKFELTDDQKKLYNFTVQDALDADGNANDAKDSDVDPSTGLTAKFTLDGENKALTKDYDHEFKASEGIDPTWDAGVVLKWTPIEPGIPAPKVSVGDFVWVDSNGDGRQDEGEPGIEGVVLDLFGPDGTTKIGTTTTDKDGKYTFENLPVLKDGESYTVTIDQEKSAEALKGYVPTKSGAGDREGDSSEWTAKSEGLTNDGDRDPSLDFGFVLKATPIEPTTPVEPPVIEPTTPVVPPVTEPTEPTEPTTPVEPPVTEPGVTTPSEPAPSETPGAVAPSETPVASAPAPTTAPATDVLSNTGFDGAFLMGMGLLLTLLGGGAVALTARRRRTSPAQH; encoded by the coding sequence TTGACTCTTGAAGGAAATGGCGCAAGCAGGCTTGCTAGGGGGTGGCAGGCCGCACTGGCGAGCGCGATTGCAATCGCGCTGACTTTCGCGGCCCTCATAGGTGTTGGGGCCGGTGTGGCAGATGCTGCAACAGATGGCATCACCACGACTGTTACAGTGGGCGGTGAAATATACGACGGCAACAAGGTGGTAACCGAGGGTCAAGAGATCACCATGAAGGTCCAGTACGGCAAGGCTGTTGGTGCCGGAACCTCGGTCAAGATCAAGCTGGGTGCTCACGTCACGCTGGGGCCGGTGCCAGCTGCCAACGATGCGATTGAGTCAATCAAACCTGATCCCACGGATCCGAACAGTGTCATTCTCACCTTCAAGGACCCGTGGCCAAGCGGCACAGACCAAGGCGTCGTTGATCTAAAGTTCACAGTCAATAAGGTTGAGCGCAGCGCTCACGAAACCATCAAGTGGAACGTTGATGGAGAAGAGAGCAGCCTCGACGTTATCGTCAAGAACGATGGCGACGACTTCGCCAGCGTCAATGACGGTTCCTCCAAGTGGATATCGAATAACGGAAATCTTGGTCATTTTGTTAGCTACGATGCAGCGACCGGAAAAGTCACTCTCGCCGCAGGCGCAATTGGCGCCCCGATCAAGTACTCGCTGGCGGTTGACACCAGGGAAGCCAAACCGGGATATTCGATTGCGGATCAGCTTCCGGAAGGAATGGTCTACGATGCAGATTCATTTACCGCAACGCAAACTTCTTGGGACCCGAAGGGGCTGAACAAGGAGACAAAACCGGTCACCTTTGTACCGCCCATCTCGGGTAACACCTTCAATGGTTCGCTGGATCTGCCTGCAACGTCGAAGACGGTCATCGAGTACAAGGCCGTCCTTGCCGATGAGGCAGCCCGGGCGGCCCTTGAAGCGCAACTGCAGACCGCAGCAGACATGGTTGAAAAGACCACCGGCGGAAACTTTTCAATTTCATTGACGAACATCGCGACATTCGGTGACACGGACACCCGCGATGCGGCGGTTTCCTTCGGCGGCAAGGTCCCCGCGGATCCCGCGGCTGCGGGACCCAATACTGGCAAAGCCTTTTGGAAGAATGCTGACTGGGAAACCAAGGCCGTCAGCCCGAACGAAAACGGAGCTCTTGTTCCGCCACTGGATATCACGTACACGCTGAATACAGATCTGTCCCAATGGGACGGCAACAACGTACTGAAGACCCTGAAAAGCAATGTGGTTATCTCAGACCCGCTGCCGCCCCAAGCTCGCTGGAACACCGCGGATGCTGCATTCGTGACGGCAACTGGCATTGTTCTGGAAAAGGTTGAGCCGGTATCACCGGAGGAGTTTGCCAATGACAAATACGTAGGTAAGTACTTCGTTGATGGTCAGACGTTGTACATCAACGTTGGCAAGGACGCCTCGTTGAAGGCCTCCATTGCGGTCAAGGCCATCATCAACTCGATTGACAAGCTGAATACCGAGTGGACCAATGTTCCAGGTGAAACAAAGTATAAGTTCACCAACCGGGCCAATTGGAACTACGTGAATGGAACTGACAAGGTCAGCAACATCGGGTACGACCGGAATGCGTGGCTCACGTCCTTCACGGACAGCGACGAAGGCTTCAAAGATGACGCCTACTTCAAGAAGGAATCCACCGACAATCAGGTGGTGGTGAAACAGGATGAATCAGCCACGATTGAATACAAGTTCAGCGTGGGTGAGGGCAAGGGCGTCGATCTGACCAAGAGCAAGATCGTTGACTATGTTGACTCCAATGTCTTTGACCTGAGCGACTTGGCTGCTATCAAGGCAGGCATCACCGCCCAATATGACTGGTGGCATGAGATGGGCGGCGAGCTCTTCGACGTCTCGTTGGATGCTGACGGGAATCTCGTCATTGCATTGAATGCTGCGGGCATCGCCCTGGTCAACGATTTGGGACTGGACAAGCACTTTGAGCTGATCCTGAAGTTGGAAACCAAGCCGGTGACGGGCAAGCAGACGTTGCAGGTGAAGAACAAGGCAACCCTTTTCGGCGAAGATGACAAGGCCCTCTACTGGTCCGAGACGTCTACAACAGCAACTTCGTTTGGTGACGAGGCAGAAGTTCGCAAGGAAGTCCGGGACACGCCCAACGCTAAGTGGACGCAGAACCTGCGTGCCGAAATCGATGCCGACGGCAATCTGGTCCAGAGAAATTTTGTCTACAATGTTGCCTTGATTCCCCACGGTACGTACGACGGAGTCAAAATCTTCGACGTCGTCGATGTGTTGCCTGCAGGTGTTGAGTTCGTTGGCTTCGTTGCAGATGCAAACGTCGATGACGGTGCCAATCCGCTGACTGGCACTCAAGACTTGAACGGTAACGTCCAGGCACGCTTCGATGCACCTACGGTTGATGCGCCTTCAGGCAAGGTCGTTCTGTTCCAGAAGGAAGGGACAGTCCTTGATGCTAAGCAAGGTGAAGCTTCTGTAAACATCCTGGTTCGGATCACAGATTTCAAGGCCGATGAGGCCATCGTGAACGTCATTGGAAGCAACAAGGCCACGATCACTCCCTCTGACGGTTACCCGTTGGGAATTGCCAAGCTCAACTCGACCGATCAGACGACCGTCATTTCGGATGAGAAGGCCCATTTCCAGATCATTGATGCCGCGGGTGAAATTGTCGTTGACAATGTCTTCGTTCAGGACAATGCGCTGCGTGTTCGTGTTGATGGTGAAGTCAAGAACGTAACCGTGCGCACGCCTGGCACCTACACGGTCAAGGAAATCAAGGCACCTTCCGGCTATGCCAAGTCGGATGAAACCATTGAGATTGTTGTTGGAGCGGACGGGTCCTCGCAGGCTGCCACCTTCTACAACACGCCTGTCGACAAGTCCTATGCTGTGGGTGACTACGTGTGGGTTGATGCGGACAAGAATGGTTTGCAGGGTGATTCTGAGGTTCTTGAAGGTGTGAAGGTTACGCTTTTGAATGGTGCCGGTGAAGAAGTCGCTACGACGCATACTGATGCTGCTGGTTGGTACATGTTTGATGAGTTGCCTGCTGGTGAGTACCAGGTCAAGTTTGAGCTGACTGATGATCAGAAGAAGTTGTATAACTTCACGGTTCAGGATGCTTTGGATGCTGATGGCAATGCCAATGACGCCAAGGATTCTGATGTTGATCCGTCGACTGGTTTGACGGCGAAGTTCACCCTTGATGGGGAGAACAAGGCGTTGACGAAGGACTACGACCACGAGTTCAAGGCCTCTGAGGGTATTGACCCGACGTGGGATGCCGGCGTGGTTCTGAAGTGGACTCCGATCGAGCCGGGTATTCCTGCTCCGAAGGTTTCTGTTGGTGACTTTGTCTGGGTTGATTCCAATGGTGACGGTCGTCAGGATGAGGGTGAGCCTGGTATTGAGGGTGTTGTTCTGGATCTCTTTGGTCCGGATGGCACGACCAAGATCGGGACGACCACCACGGACAAGGATGGCAAGTACACCTTTGAGAACCTGCCGGTTCTGAAGGATGGCGAGTCCTACACGGTGACCATTGATCAGGAGAAGTCGGCTGAAGCTCTGAAGGGCTATGTTCCGACGAAGTCGGGTGCGGGTGACCGTGAGGGTGATTCCTCTGAGTGGACTGCTAAGTCTGAGGGGCTGACCAACGATGGTGACCGGGATCCGTCGCTGGACTTCGGCTTCGTGCTGAAGGCCACCCCGATCGAGCCGACCACTCCGGTCGAGCCTCCGGTGATCGAACCCACCACCCCGGTGGTTCCCCCGGTCACGGAACCCACCGAACCGACCGAACCGACCACTCCGGTGGAGCCACCGGTCACGGAGCCTGGTGTAACCACGCCGAGCGAGCCTGCCCCGAGCGAGACACCGGGTGCTGTCGCACCTAGCGAAACGCCCGTAGCAAGCGCACCCGCACCCACCACGGCACCCGCCACCGATGTCCTGTCCAACACAGGCTTCGACGGCGCGTTCCTGATGGGAATGGGTCTGCTGCTGACCCTGTTGGGAGGTGGCGCCGTGGCACTGACTGCCCGCCGCCGTCGTACATCCCCAGCACAGCACTAG
- a CDS encoding helix-turn-helix domain-containing protein — MEDEANPLEVALSKQIRVELAEREWSQDHLAGKIGITKAALNRYLKGHRSMPLPTLYEVAKAFGMSLRDIVAKAEDRISPEDRWF; from the coding sequence ATGGAAGATGAAGCGAACCCTTTAGAAGTTGCACTGTCCAAGCAGATCCGCGTGGAGCTGGCTGAACGCGAGTGGAGTCAAGACCACCTGGCCGGGAAGATAGGCATAACAAAAGCGGCACTGAACCGGTACCTGAAAGGTCACCGCTCAATGCCGCTTCCGACGCTATATGAAGTAGCCAAGGCGTTCGGTATGTCACTTCGAGACATAGTAGCCAAGGCCGAAGATAGGATTAGTCCAGAAGATCGCTGGTTCTAA
- a CDS encoding Rha family transcriptional regulator produces the protein MTTAIVPTIENHTNGLIVTSETIAQGAGVEHRAVLQLVDKYRDEIDTLGQTAFEMRSGEIRNQGGTGRPVRTALLNEPQSSLLMMFMRNTAQVVAFKLALVTAFYQMRNLIESPIVQEALFGMDHDGFMLG, from the coding sequence ATGACTACCGCAATCGTACCAACCATCGAGAACCACACCAACGGCCTGATCGTCACCAGTGAGACCATCGCACAGGGTGCAGGAGTTGAGCACCGCGCAGTCTTGCAGCTGGTAGACAAGTACAGGGATGAAATCGACACGCTTGGCCAGACCGCATTTGAAATGCGCTCTGGTGAGATCCGCAATCAGGGTGGTACCGGGCGTCCAGTTCGCACCGCTCTCCTGAATGAACCGCAGTCCAGCCTCCTGATGATGTTCATGCGGAACACGGCGCAGGTTGTCGCGTTCAAGCTCGCACTCGTCACAGCGTTCTACCAGATGCGCAACCTCATTGAATCGCCCATCGTTCAGGAAGCACTCTTCGGAATGGACCACGACGGGTTCATGCTCGGATAG
- a CDS encoding Rha family transcriptional regulator — protein MNTQIVPIERAEDGALIVSSLTIAEGAGVEHRAVLQLVNNNIDDLEEFGGVAFEMRPFETAGGTQTRRVALLNEQQSTLVMTYQQNTAQVRLFKMALVRTFFQMAKELQAAPAELSRMQILQMALDAEQLSMEMERKNNELTARISEDAPKVAYVQTFVAADDRITIRTLAGNLGTPEQELRALLVRKGWIYAEQEERWSEKRQELVRRTRYSAYSDKKAYFQNVLVHDAPRFRGGDVMHTLKVTPAGAEAIARLVARTDMDGAA, from the coding sequence TTGAATACCCAGATTGTACCAATTGAACGCGCCGAGGATGGCGCACTGATCGTTTCCTCACTGACCATCGCGGAGGGCGCGGGTGTTGAGCACCGCGCCGTCTTGCAGCTTGTGAACAACAACATCGATGACCTCGAAGAGTTCGGAGGGGTCGCATTTGAAATGCGACCCTTTGAAACTGCGGGCGGCACACAAACTCGCCGAGTGGCCCTGTTGAACGAGCAGCAGTCCACCCTGGTCATGACTTACCAGCAGAACACCGCACAGGTTCGCCTCTTCAAGATGGCCTTGGTCCGCACGTTCTTCCAGATGGCGAAGGAACTGCAGGCCGCGCCGGCTGAGTTGTCGCGCATGCAGATCCTGCAGATGGCGTTGGATGCTGAGCAGCTGTCCATGGAGATGGAGCGCAAGAACAACGAGCTGACTGCCAGGATCTCTGAGGATGCGCCGAAGGTTGCGTACGTGCAGACGTTTGTCGCCGCTGATGACCGGATTACGATTCGTACGCTGGCGGGGAATCTTGGCACGCCGGAGCAGGAGTTGCGGGCGTTGCTGGTGCGCAAGGGCTGGATCTACGCCGAGCAGGAAGAACGCTGGTCTGAGAAGCGGCAGGAACTTGTGCGCCGTACACGCTACTCCGCGTACTCCGATAAGAAGGCCTACTTCCAGAACGTGCTTGTCCATGACGCTCCCCGGTTCCGTGGCGGCGATGTGATGCACACGTTGAAGGTAACCCCGGCCGGTGCAGAAGCTATTGCACGGCTTGTTGCCCGCACGGACATGGACGGCGCGGCATGA
- a CDS encoding site-specific DNA-methyltransferase, protein MSLYYQDDHVTLYHGDCLKDSREWLAADVMVSDVPYGVDYNSGARRDTLARSIAGDKDTGARDDALSAFAGKPALIFGTWRIPRPLGTRQVLVWDTKGALGMGAMDLPWKPAHQEVYVIGSGFTGKRTTDVLTYAPVQSMSRNGREHPHQKPIPLMRDLIAKCPPGVIADPFAGSGSTLVAAKNLGRKVIGVELEEHYCEIIAKRCAQDVFDFGAI, encoded by the coding sequence ATGAGCCTCTACTACCAAGATGATCACGTGACGCTGTACCACGGCGACTGCTTGAAGGATAGTCGCGAATGGTTAGCTGCTGACGTGATGGTGTCAGACGTTCCGTATGGCGTCGATTACAACAGCGGCGCACGGAGGGACACGCTGGCCCGGTCCATCGCAGGCGACAAGGACACTGGCGCTCGCGACGATGCCCTGTCTGCGTTTGCCGGAAAGCCTGCGCTGATCTTTGGGACTTGGCGCATCCCTCGACCATTGGGCACTCGACAGGTCCTCGTTTGGGACACCAAGGGGGCGCTTGGAATGGGGGCCATGGATCTGCCGTGGAAGCCCGCGCACCAAGAGGTTTACGTGATCGGCTCCGGATTCACCGGTAAGCGGACCACGGACGTCCTGACCTATGCGCCGGTTCAGTCCATGAGTCGGAATGGCCGCGAGCACCCGCATCAAAAGCCTATTCCGCTCATGCGTGACCTGATAGCCAAGTGCCCGCCCGGTGTGATTGCCGACCCTTTCGCGGGCAGTGGCTCGACTTTGGTAGCCGCAAAGAACTTGGGCCGCAAGGTGATTGGCGTGGAACTGGAAGAACACTACTGCGAGATCATCGCCAAACGATGCGCCCAAGACGTGTTCGACTTCGGGGCGATCTGA
- a CDS encoding YqaJ viral recombinase family protein, whose translation MSLHVYEGIDQGTPEWFAARAGIVTASVMHHLITAGSPDAMTIDCPNCGSLAGDPCMSLARKVPAPIKTIHGERSATAADLPPVYRVADNLGSQGLTMSLSAERITSFVEPMPMSRDMERGTLDEPYARDEYSRRHASATELGFMVRDFGAYKIGYSPDGLVGDAGLIEIKSRKQRIQLNTFLDGVVPAENMAQIQTGLLVSGREWLDYVSYTGGMPLYVDRVYPDPEWFDVIQDAAATLETNATNILDRYLAATEGNPPTERIDHWEEQDIF comes from the coding sequence ATGAGCCTGCACGTTTACGAAGGCATCGACCAGGGCACGCCGGAGTGGTTCGCGGCTCGTGCCGGCATCGTTACGGCATCAGTCATGCACCACTTGATTACGGCGGGCTCACCTGATGCGATGACGATCGATTGCCCTAACTGTGGCTCGCTTGCTGGTGATCCGTGCATGAGTCTGGCGCGGAAGGTTCCAGCACCGATCAAGACCATTCATGGTGAGCGCTCGGCCACTGCTGCTGACCTGCCGCCCGTGTACCGAGTGGCTGACAACCTCGGCTCACAAGGCCTCACCATGTCCCTTTCGGCTGAGCGGATCACGAGCTTTGTGGAGCCGATGCCCATGTCCCGCGATATGGAGCGCGGCACGTTGGATGAGCCGTACGCCCGTGATGAGTACAGCAGGCGTCACGCGTCCGCTACTGAGCTTGGGTTCATGGTGCGTGACTTTGGCGCGTACAAGATCGGCTACTCACCGGACGGGCTAGTTGGTGATGCTGGCCTGATCGAGATCAAGTCACGGAAACAGCGCATCCAGCTCAACACGTTCCTGGATGGCGTGGTTCCTGCTGAGAACATGGCGCAGATCCAAACAGGACTGTTGGTGTCTGGGCGTGAGTGGCTGGATTACGTCAGCTACACGGGTGGCATGCCACTGTACGTCGATCGCGTCTACCCGGACCCGGAATGGTTCGACGTGATCCAAGATGCCGCAGCCACCCTCGAAACCAATGCCACGAACATTCTTGACCGCTACCTGGCCGCGACCGAGGGCAACCCGCCAACGGAACGCATAGATCACTGGGAAGAGCAGGACATTTTCTGA
- a CDS encoding single-stranded DNA-binding protein: protein MAGETTITVIGNLTGDPELRFTPSGSAVANFTIASTPRTFDKNSNEWKDGTTLFMRCSAWRDMAENIAETMDQKGMRVIVTGRLTQRSYEKDGQTRTVMELEVDEIGPSLRYANAKVNRTQRSGQGGPQSGQHEQGTYSNQQGQQHAQQPAPQGNGGNWDNQPPANNGGWGNGPSDPPF from the coding sequence ATGGCTGGCGAAACTACCATCACGGTAATTGGCAATCTGACTGGGGATCCAGAATTGCGATTCACCCCGTCTGGTTCGGCGGTTGCGAACTTCACCATCGCGAGTACTCCGCGGACGTTCGACAAGAACAGCAACGAATGGAAGGACGGGACAACGCTTTTCATGCGCTGCTCAGCTTGGCGCGACATGGCAGAGAACATTGCCGAAACGATGGACCAGAAGGGAATGCGCGTCATCGTCACCGGGCGACTGACTCAGCGGTCCTATGAAAAGGACGGGCAGACTCGCACCGTCATGGAATTGGAAGTGGACGAGATCGGTCCCTCGCTCCGGTACGCAAACGCCAAGGTCAACCGCACCCAACGCAGCGGCCAGGGCGGGCCGCAGTCGGGCCAGCACGAGCAGGGTACGTACAGCAACCAGCAAGGCCAGCAACACGCCCAGCAGCCCGCACCACAGGGCAACGGCGGCAACTGGGACAACCAGCCGCCCGCGAATAACGGCGGCTGGGGCAATGGGCCGTCTGACCCGCCCTTCTAG